A single region of the Acidobacteriota bacterium genome encodes:
- a CDS encoding AroM family protein has protein sequence MGRIIKINEETIEAAVLGGAVLGGGGGGWIEEGRKIAKLAFEKGFSEILPLEVLSEEALLLTVSAVGAPSTGSEMLSPDDYVRSVDFFIKKTGMKIDGLISSEIGDFPEIKSERIFLFPSKILFKTVTAILSKGKLGVLVPMEEQKQDSMKKWKKTGLDVIVDVLNPYRGASEMEEVFDIIKRENVNLIVLDCIGYNMKIKERIREITGKIVLLPRTLLARFIKELI, from the coding sequence ATGGGTAGGATAATTAAGATCAATGAGGAGACAATTGAAGCTGCTGTCCTGGGCGGTGCAGTTCTTGGTGGTGGCGGTGGAGGATGGATTGAAGAAGGGAGAAAAATTGCAAAACTTGCTTTTGAAAAAGGTTTTTCTGAAATTCTTCCTTTAGAAGTCTTGTCAGAAGAAGCATTACTTTTAACCGTGTCCGCTGTAGGTGCTCCATCGACAGGAAGCGAAATGCTTTCTCCAGATGACTATGTTCGATCTGTTGATTTTTTTATCAAAAAAACAGGGATGAAGATTGATGGTCTCATCTCAAGTGAAATAGGTGATTTTCCAGAGATTAAATCTGAAAGAATTTTTCTTTTTCCTTCGAAAATTCTTTTTAAAACTGTAACTGCAATTTTGAGTAAAGGAAAACTTGGAGTATTGGTACCGATGGAAGAACAAAAACAAGATTCAATGAAAAAATGGAAGAAAACAGGATTGGATGTAATTGTTGACGTTTTAAATCCGTATCGAGGTGCTTCTGAAATGGAGGAGGTTTTTGATATAATCAAAAGAGAGAATGTGAACCTGATTGTACTTGATTGTATCGGTTATAATATGAAAATTAAAGAAAGGATAAGAGAAATTACAGGCAAGATAGTTCTTTTACCGAGGACACTTTTGGCAAGATTTATAAAAGAATTAATATGA
- a CDS encoding cytosine permease codes for MRKEKSEILEDYSLKHVPVEYRRPWIDTAMVWIGVAIVMSALLRGMMVGMGLGSIKSVLFAYLLGEVLLIAVMTLTGFIGAKVGLSTPLLAKISFGENGSLFISLCLALSFMGWFGVQAGLFAETLVSYTKTSIPVPYLAFISGILMMIPAIFGFKGLKTLSWGAVPPMVLIFIYVAFKMGHNFLPSEELVEIAKNHSPSPYPLTLGGAASIIAGGFIVGAVTSADVFRYSRPRFRDIFYAASLSMGISAMMQLVGSILSMTTGLYHEHLPDIIISSEYAGLGIVGFLAIAFAQWTTNDSNLYSSVLAFNNIFRWSRWKLAVIVGIFSSLLGAFGILERLGLFLSLLSIGIGPIGGIIIADYYILGRRRKVENIADVQNKGWNPVALGVYIISFIIGFITSGHPIVINIFPFSIFAFNGIISAILLYWLGMKIFRISNFKIEQNG; via the coding sequence ATGAGAAAAGAAAAGTCTGAAATTTTAGAGGATTACTCTTTAAAACATGTCCCTGTTGAGTACAGAAGGCCATGGATTGACACTGCAATGGTATGGATTGGAGTAGCGATTGTAATGTCCGCTTTATTGCGGGGGATGATGGTTGGGATGGGGCTTGGCTCCATAAAGAGTGTTTTATTTGCCTATTTACTTGGCGAAGTTCTTTTAATAGCTGTGATGACTCTAACAGGTTTTATAGGGGCAAAGGTGGGACTTTCCACCCCTCTTCTTGCAAAAATATCCTTTGGTGAGAATGGCTCATTGTTTATATCTTTATGTTTAGCTTTATCATTTATGGGATGGTTTGGAGTGCAGGCTGGTCTTTTTGCTGAGACCTTAGTTTCATATACCAAAACATCCATTCCTGTTCCTTATTTAGCTTTTATTAGTGGAATATTGATGATGATTCCAGCGATATTTGGTTTTAAAGGACTTAAGACATTAAGCTGGGGAGCTGTCCCTCCAATGGTGCTAATTTTCATCTATGTAGCATTCAAAATGGGACACAATTTTTTACCTTCTGAAGAACTTGTGGAAATTGCCAAAAATCATTCCCCTTCTCCATATCCTTTGACTCTTGGTGGAGCTGCATCAATTATAGCTGGAGGATTTATAGTAGGAGCAGTTACATCAGCTGATGTCTTCAGGTATTCGAGACCAAGATTTAGAGATATATTTTACGCTGCTTCCCTCTCAATGGGAATAAGTGCTATGATGCAATTAGTTGGGTCTATTCTCTCTATGACAACTGGACTTTATCACGAGCATCTTCCTGACATAATTATAAGCTCTGAATACGCTGGCCTTGGAATTGTTGGATTTCTTGCGATTGCATTCGCCCAGTGGACAACAAACGACAGCAATCTTTATTCCTCTGTTCTTGCATTTAACAATATTTTTAGATGGTCAAGATGGAAACTTGCTGTGATAGTTGGGATTTTTTCATCCCTTTTAGGCGCATTTGGAATTCTTGAAAGATTAGGACTATTTTTAAGTTTATTGAGCATAGGAATTGGCCCTATTGGAGGAATAATAATTGCTGATTACTATATTCTTGGAAGAAGGAGAAAAGTAGAAAATATTGCAGATGTCCAAAATAAAGGTTGGAACCCTGTTGCCCTGGGAGTTTATATAATTTCATTTATCATAGGTTTTATTACATCTGGCCATCCTATTGTAATAAATATATTTCCTTTTTCAATTTTTGCTTTTAACGGAATAATTTCAGCAATTCTACTTTACTGGTTAGGGATGAAAATTTTCAGGATTTCAAATTTCAAAATAGAACAAAATGGGTAG